The segment TcaaatatgaacaataaaacaTGACATAAGTAGTTGGTAGCAGCATGCCACCAGAAAATGAAGCATCATAAACCTTTATCTTCTGCATACCCATGGATGtgttaataactttttttgaaatgatttctttttttaaatctacATATGTTATGATTTACTAAGCATTCATGCAATTCTTAAACTGTCCATCTATCATTGTTCGGAAgatcttgaataaaataatCGTCTACATATTGCAGGTATTTACATAGTAACAAGCTGACTGGACCCATCCCTCCAGAGCTTGGAAATATGACAAAGCTTCACTACTTGTAAGATTACTTCGTCACCGTTGCACACATTCCAGTTCCTAGTATTATATCACAACTGTGTTTGGGTGCTATTAGTTGTCGTTGTGAAAGTGAAGAAGGTTTTATCACTCTCTCAATCAGTACTGTTCTTTGTGCAGGGAATTAAATGATAATCATCTTACAGGGCATATTCCACCAGAGCTTGGGAAGCTTACTGAGTTATTTGATTTGTATGTTCATTCATGTAAATTGTTTCTTTATCTAAGCAATTCAGCAATCACCATGATTGAGCTATTAATGCAAGATTTGTGCAGAAATGTCGCAAACAACCATCTGGAAGGGCCTATACCTGATAATCTTAGTTCATGTACAAATCTCAACAGCCTGTAAGTATGTCAGTCATGCAACCATATTATATTGAATGTTAAACTGTTGTTAAgatatttatcaatgttttgatttgatgtCAGCAATGGGCACGGAAATAAGTTGAATGGGACCATCCCACCTGCATTCCAAAGGCTAGAGAGTATGACATACTTGTAAGTTCCACTAATGGTTCTATCACTTGGGTTGAATGCTCTGGGATGTGCTTTTCtggtttatttatttggtaaagcttGTGCTATGTATGGAACGTTATTTTGTATGTTGTTACTTCTTAGGTCCTATCATCCTAtaataattgtgtttttatCATGTTGCCTGAAAATTCCTTCATTGGTCTATCAGATTTAATTTTCACTCTTCATATTTCTCTGTGATTTGAATAATCCATGCAGGCAAACACATATTTGCCAACATATTGGTTTTATTATCATGCATATGCAGTTATTCACAGAATCTGGATATGAATTTCTCAGGAACCTTTCATCCAACAATATCAGGGGTCCTATTCCAATTGAGCTATCACGCATTGGTAATCTAGATAATCTGTAAGTATTCATTGCTCGAGACTATTTCCTTCTATTCATACATACCCTTTTCACTAATTTTTCTCTTGTTCAGGGACCTTTCCAACAACAAAATTAGTGGTTCGATTCCTTCGCCGCTTGGTGATTTGGAACATCTTCTAAAGCTGTGAGTTTGATTGTAATTTGGTTTCtgcttttcaaaaattttcagcCTGCTGACACCCTCTGTTTTTCTGTTCAGGAACTTGAGCAGAAATCAGTTAACAGGTTTTATTCCAGCAGAGTTTGGTAATCTAAGAAGTGTTATAGAAATGTATGAAATCTTTCATTGTTCTGAATTATTAGCTTTGGAATTTTAATGGTTTACCTAACAAATGTTCTTGCTCGTGCATAACAGAGATCTTTCTCATAATCATCTCTCGGGTGTGATTCCTCAAGAGCTTAGTCAGCTCCAGAACATCTTCTCCTTGTAAGTTAATAATTGTGACCTTATCACTTCAGACCTTACTAAAATTTGGTGGGAACTATAGTAGATGCTCTGTTGTGATAGTATATACAGCATTGATAAATTTAATGATACCTCCAAAACACTGTTAAGTGTGCTATAGTTTCCAAAGTACAGCATTGAAAATGAACCATGCTAATTTTCAGAAAGCTTCAGTATTTAATGGTTTACAGTGAGCAAGTGCAGTTTTGTCAACTAAAATAGTTTTGATTTTCAATCTCGTTTACAATGGAAAACCACCAATAATGATTATATGTTTCCATGGGTTACATGTTGTTGACATCTCATGTGGTTATTTCCTATAGTTTGTGGATTATGAATTCTAGCAGTTTATGATTCACCTGCCACTTTTGTTAGCTTTGTTTACATTTATAATCTCTTTGCACAAATCATTGTAGGAGGCtggaaaacaataatttatcagGCGATGTGATGCCGCTCATCAACTGCCTTAGTCTTGCCGTCCTGTGGGTTTATCATTCacaatcttttgtttttatttcaagtTGGCTTGACTTATaagatatttgattttaaatttatcttacaATGTCAAATTTCTAACTGAACTCTTACAGAAATGTATCTTATAATGACCTAACTGGTGATATTCCCATGAGCAATAACTTCTCAAGATTTTCGCCTGACAGGTTAGaaggtttttatttttggagTTGGTTGCTGCTGCTTTTAAATCTTAAAGCTGAAATCTATCCTATAAATGTTTTATAGGTTTCTAACTTTAGCTCTTATTTTCTGAAGAATCTTTTTCATGACATTAACATTTACATGTGCAGTTTCATTGGAAATCGTGCTCTTTGTGGCTATTGGCTGAATTCTCCATGTCACAATTCTCATCCATCAGAGCGAGGTAATCATTCACTTCATTGAGACAATTCCTGTGAGCTCAATGCCTTATCGATCAGTTTGATAAACAGCTAAAAGCTGCTATTACTcctaaaatatttgataagtcCTTGGTTTGATGGAGTGCAACACCAATCATTAAACTATATGTATCATAACTAGCACAAGAAGATTAAGTGCAAGAAGCAGAAAACCTAAGTCTTTATTCTGGTATCATATATTAATGAGTTGGGGTTGTTCTAATCTAGTGAGAAATcattagaattttaataaactCTGCAGTACTGGCTGCTTTTCTAGTGGGGATAAAATTCTACTTTCAAAAGCATGACTTTTCTACGTGAATGAATATTCATccttttgttgttgttttctATACAGTTACGATTTCGAAAGCAGCTATTCTTGGGATTGCGCTTGGTGCACTTGTTATTCTTCTCATGATCTTGGTGGCAGCATGTAGACCATATAATCCTACATCTTTTCCTGATGCATCTCTTGACAAACCAGGTaccttttcataaattttagaaactgtGAAAATCCTTCTTTCGCCATGGAGCTCCTCCTAGACAGGGTATTAGTGAGGACTGATCCATCAGCTAAGTTACTGAGCAGAATGACTCACAAATTCAATTTATGTTAAGCTGCCTTGTAACATAAATGAGATCAATCCGATGTTAAAATATGGATATGGTGCCAAATTgctgatttttttcttcttttgtggAATAGCAGTTAATTACTCAACACCAAAGTTAGTGATACTTAACATGAATATGGCACTTCATGTGTACGAGGACATCATGAGGATGACTGAGAATTTGAGTGAGAAGTATATAATTGGCTATGGTGCATCAAGCGCAGTGTACAAATGCGTTCTTAAAAACTGCAAGCCAGTGGCTATAAAGCGACTCTATTCTCAATATCCACAGTGCTTAAAGGAATTTGAGACTGAGCTCGAGACAGTTGGGAGCATCAAGCATCGGAATCTGGTCAGCCTGCAAGGATACTCCTTGTCCTCCTCTGGGAACCTTCTCTTCTATGATTACATGGAAAATGGAAGTCTCTGGGATCTTCTTCATGGTAAGTTAGAGAGTTACAACTATTAAGGAATTCTGACCTCTTAACTTCAGAATATATATCTAATGAATTCTAAACTCTTACGTTCTGTTTCAATCTCAGGTCCTGCGAAGAAGAAAAAGCTTGACTGGGACACTCGACTGCAAATAGCACTGGGAGCTGCGCAAGGTCTGGCATATTTACATCATGATTGTAGTCCTCGAATCATCCACCGGGATGTGAAATCATCTAATATTCTGCTGGACAAGGATTTTGAGGCCCATTTAACTGATTTTGGCATTGCCAAAACCTTATGCGTGACCAAGTCCCATACCTCTACTTACCTTATGGGTACCATTGGCTATATAGACCCTGAGTATGCTCGAACTTCCCGTCTGACTGAGAAGTCTGATGTGTATAGCTTTGGGGTTGTTCTGCTCGAGTTACTAACTAGAAGGAAAGCTGTGGAGAATGAATCCAATCTTCATCACCTGGTTAGTCTTTTATTGATTTAACGTGTTATTTAAAGTGCAAAGGTGACATTACATTGGATTTTAAACAAGACCAGATTGTTaacaactttttcaaatttgacctTATTGTTTAGATTTTATCCAAGGCAGCCAACAATGCTGTGATGGAAACTGTTGATCCTGAGATCACTGCGACATGCAAGGATCTGGGAGCAGTGAAGAAGGTTTTTCAGCTAGCCCTTTTATGCACAAAAAAGCAACCATCTGACCGGCCAACCATGCATGAAGTGACACGCGTCCTTGGGAGCCTTATGCCAGCCACCACACTGCCAAAGCAACCAACTTCAACCCCAGCTGCCATACTCTCCTCAACCAAAATGCCTTGCTACAAGGATGAGTATGCAAATCTCAAGACACCACACATGCTCAATTGCCCATCAATGAGCACCTCAGATGCTCAACTCTTCCTAAAGTTTGGTGAGGTAATATCACAGAACAGTGAGTAAAGGTAAAGGTAAAGGTAAATTATGCCAAAGAATGGATGATGAATGAATTATCGTATTGTGAAAGTTGATATGAGTTAATGTGAATTGTTCATAGAAAAGATCTGGTACCAATTAATGCTAGGTattgaaaagtcaaaaaaaaaaaaagtacagaTAAATTTGCAAGGTGAACAGTAGTACCAAAAATGGATTGATGTAAGGTAATGTAAGTTGTAGAATGGAAAAATTATAGCACTTTGTTTTAGGGGTGATGGGACCACTGCCTCTGGCTCAATGGTCTGGCTTGGTGGGGCTAAACCTTACACATTCAGAACTCAGACTCTGAGGAGTTGGGGTCGGTTGCAGCAGCTCTGCAATGTGGGTGCATTATGTGTCTTGAGTGACTGAGAGAGCATCAATAATGCACTGAGGACTGAGAAAGCCCTAGTCAGCTGGGCCTTTTGTCAGTCGTTTTATCTCCTTGAATAATTATAGTTCCCATAGTAGATTTTCCTTGCTTTGCCTTTGTCACGAACGTTTTCTGAAACAATTTACTTCAAGAATCTTTCTGGTTTGGCGTTTAATGCACAATTATTCTACTCCGCTGGGGCCacaagatgaaattttattaactctGAGCCTGTTGCCTTTTCCATCTTCAAGTAAAATTGAATGACCCGCTGGCCCCTTAATGGTATAGGATTGTCTTTTTGAGCAATCATCAACATGCTATACCAACAACAATTCCCAGAATTCTAGGCAAATCCACATAAAAGGCTGCAACTTTTAAGTGGGTCAAGAAAATATGAgcaaaattaaaacttacagAGCCATAAAAAAAGCCTCGAATTCAAAGTGAAGCTTATAACTTACTccaaaaacgaaaaaaaattttgtttctgcCAAGGGGCTTATTCACTTGCTGAGATTAGTGTTTTCttaagtttatttattaattttaaaaaatctaaatactaatttatctattaatttttttaattattattagaagtaaaattgttatttaataaaaatatttaaaaaaaactaaaagtttaaaatatttctttcttaagtttaaaaattaacaagttttttttatctctttacccaaagtttaaaaagtgatacaTTCCTCTTTAGGATTTCGATCTCCTTTCTTTGACAAAAAACAACTTTCCAATTGTTGGTGTTCTCTCTCTTGGTTGACTCATctctatctttattaattttaaaaaatctaaatacttatttatctattaatttttttaattattattaggagtaaaattgttatttaataaaaatatttaaaaaaaactaaaagtttaaaatatttctttcttaagtttaaaaattaacaagttttttttatctctctacccaaagtttaaaaagtgacacaTTCCTCTTTAGGATTTGGATCTCCTTTCTTTGACAAATAACAACTTTCCAATTGTTGGTGTTCTCTCTCTTGGTCGACTCATCTCTATCTCTTGattgtttttattagagataaaaataaaattgtcttcatgacaaaaataaatttgtctttGTCGGAGATGACAATGGTTGGGAGAGGGTGAAATGACGACTGGGAGGGAGAACATCGATAGTCGAGAAGTCATTGTTCGCTGGAGAGAAGatcaaaaccttaaaaagaaatttgttactttttaaactttaagtaagAAGGTAAGaggaaattattagatttttaaatttaaagcgaaaaatataatcaatttttactgtttatatatttttgttaaataatgattttatttttaataataattagaaaaattatcaaacagGTGAATatctaagttttttaaaattaataggtaaaTACACAAGAAAAACATTAATCTATGGGTGAGGATAAGCGCTTgggcttttctttttttgttttgggttAACGCATGAAGCTTATATATGACAGAAGTCAAAAATGATACACGGCGCCACTTTGCATGTCTTGAGAGGATTATCTATTATTATCTTTGCTTAcacacaaattaaattttgctCTCAGCTGTTTCATTTACGTACAAAGTGGTTTATGCTTTAGCTTTTATTAACAGAGTTAAACCAATTTACACTACTCAGTTTCCAAGGAGCAAGAAATTAGGATTTTCGTAAGCCTGGAGACTGGCTTGCTCTCAAGGAATCGCCTTTCACTGCAAAGTATAGCCAACCTTTTCAATTTGCAATTTCTATAGCTGTAAAAATTGCTAGAACTCTGCTTAAAAATGATTATGTTAGAAAAAGGAACCTGGTGAGAGGCTTCAAATTTCTGCTGCTGCTTTAGCAGtaaatgatttaattcaaaGATTAACAAAACTAGTACTGTATTAGAACTTTCAAAGTGGAGGTCTAGGTTTAACTCTCAGTTATGTTTGTAAAACATCGACTTATCTAGTGTGTTTCAGGTTTATCTGTCTAGTAAATACTGACGGAGTTCCTGGTtaccaaaaaattgaaaatgataaaggtaGCTTTGAGGTTTGACTGATAAGAAACCTCAACATTCTGCTTTTCTgagtttttcttgtttttctttcatgtCCCTAAGCTGATCTTCATTCTACTACGCAAGTGATTATAGTGTAAATGAAATTCCAAACAATTTCACTATTTGATAGGTAATGGACTTCCATTTCATGGCTCTGACCAAGTGAGGAATTCTACCTTGAGTACATCATTTCTgcaataaatattgaaaatataaaaacaatttaatggAGTTTATCCAGACCAGGAAGAAGCAAGTTCCAAATgtaaattagaaagaaaatcTATACCTGTCTAGTGAGAAATTTCTTGGATTGATGTCAGAGCaggcatattttttttttcaaaactttcccaaaaataatgatttaaaacaaactaaattaGGTCTTAATGGAATGATAGATTGAATGACAAAGAGTGAGATAATCTTTATATAACAACagtaagtttaaattaaattaatataatctttaatATCAGTTAAATAAGATCATCAAACCAATAATATTTTCATAGTGATATGTCACTTTTCTTTGCAATTGTCAACAGACAAGTTTAATAGAACTTTTAGGTTGAAAACCGGATTTGAGCCTCAACCACACttgtaaaaccctaaaaaaattacttaaaaaaatacagcagacagattaatgaaaaatagaaaacagtAAATAAAATACTTGTTGTGGCCAATAAAGAGGGATGGTTTTCTGGAGGGAGAGAGCATGAGGAAGGCTAAATTAGTGTCACAAAGCACTGAAAGTCTGTAGCCTTCTTCAACAATCTTACTTTTCTCTTTGAATATTTTGTCTGCCTTGCCTTCATTCTTTCTACTCTCTTGATTGTCAACTTTCTTCTTCCCATCTTTAATTCttgcaataatttattttgaaaattaagctAATTGTATTCAATTTCGACTATggttagtttaattttaatgtgCTCGAAATCAAAATGTAACTATGAGGAGTGTCTAGGAGAGTTGTTAACAATTAAAGTTTAGATATGTTCTCTTCAATTAAAAGAAATACATTCATCAACTTTTACTTTTATTCTACTCATATGGGGGTTTTAGAGGAATCAATTTTAAGGTTACATTACCATAGTGGTCCATTTCACATTGAAGACATCTcattgaaatgaaatttttattgacTTGCCCCCAAGGGGTTGCTTGGGTGGCCGAGGAACCCAAGTATGAAAGCATGAGTTCAAATCTCATCGGcaacatatcaaaatcaaacttttgatttaccTAGTACAATGGTTATAAGATTGATCACTACACCTAATGTTTTGCATGTTTGGTGTGGTTAGTTTAACTTTGAAGAGACATAACAACTCAAGTAAGAATTTTTCGTTACTAAAAAAATTGCTATTgacttattaatattatcaacaaaataaagTGTCGATTTAACAATTGTATTGAATAGAATAAGATTAGTAAAATGTAGTATTGAATAGAACAAGTGTCGATTTAACTTGTCTTTTCATTACTATCTTCAATATTTTACACTTATTTCTTAATAAATCACGAGTAACTCAATACAACTTTCAATTACCATAAGTTTAATGGTTTTCGAGatcaaaaattaatacatatcatataaaatTCACCCCAAAAAGCCATAAAGATATGATTATAGGTCATAATATgcatttaaaacaaataaaaatgtttgaaatACATACCAACGTAAATGGTTTCTTATCTTTGAATGAACTCTAAAGCGATTTGTGTTTGTTTGTACAAGGATAAAACAACACCTATTTAGTCCACATAGGAGCAACAAATTATCCTCAATGGAGAGGGAAGCCTAAAAGGACTATAACTACTTTCCTAGAATGATTAGTATAGAGATATCGAGAGAAAAGCAAAGGGTTTTCAAGGGAGGTTTGAGTGTTATGTCAATTGCCTTGTGGTCAAGGTGAAGAAAGTTTGTTTAAATAACACTAGGGAATGACTACTCAATTCAATGGAATGAGCATTCATTAACCTTTTACAATTTTCCCCTTGTTCAAACAAAGTTAACTCTTCCAAATATCATCCCAATCTTTCttttattgagtttttatttGGTCCTTAGAGGAAAAAAATCTCACTTAGGACCCAAAACCTCATAGAGATCAAAATCACCATTCTGAAAACCAAAAGTGATTCACTTTATGCAATCCTTAGCTTCCAAATTTTACATTCAACTCATCTATTATGTATGATTGAAATGTTCTCTGTCTTTTTGACAATGAACAAAAACATGACTAATCTATAATCAACCAACATTCCATTCATAGACTGAGATTGATTTTTAACAAGACATCATAACGACCCAAATTGTGGAAATTCAATGGAAAACATGAACCTatcaataatatcaaattatttcatcaactaatattttatcaaggATAAAAGTACAAAAGTAGTATCTATCTTAAATATCcctttaattacattattttatttggacTAACGACTAGATAGTATTAGATTAAACAACAACTCAATCTCATTGTGATTATAGATTTCAGTGGCCACTATCATTTATCAATAACACTAATATATCTTCTCTTATATTAGATTAACCTAACTTAAGGACTACGTCAAATAGCTCTAATTAGTACACAAGACGCCCTTGTGATATCAAGTCTAAAGTCTTTGAAATATACACTTATGGTTCTTAAACACATGTTGGAGGATGAGGATTTAAGTCTTGTATAGCATTCTTCAAAAAGATTATAGGAGGAGAGATTTCATTCTTCGATGATGATAGTAGCCATATAAGGACTTCTTCAGTTGATAGATTGAGTAATCATGCTTCTTAATCTTGATCTCCCTCTTTTTGACCTTTTAAAAATGATGGAGAGTTAATCTCAAGTCTCCATCCCATAATTAAGATGATTTGGGTGTGCATTTCTTAGGACAAGTAGGCCAAAATCTGTGGTATGGTAGCTTTTGTAAAGATACATAAATTGGTTGAGGATGGTATTTAGGTAATGTCCATATTCTTTTCTTATGATTATTTTacatatcttttctttttataggtCTTCGGTATGTTGTTACTCGTTTTCAATGAGGCATGGTTAACATTGTTACATAGGGGTGATTACCTCTATGAATTAGATCGTGTAAAGGACTAGATGTTTGTATTAAGAAGATTAATGACTAAGAAGAATGAGTAGTCTAAGGAATATATAGAATGCCTTAAAACATGATAAGTATCAATGATGGAAGATTTGTCCTCTTGTTAGGAATGTTTATGAATATGGATGAACACTTGAATGGCTTTCGAGCTCAAAACTGTAGGCTTTATGAAATGCTCTAGTTTGAGAGAGGGATCAATAGAGCACTAAAAGAGTGACTTGATAGACTAGAAGGAAGTTTAGGGGAGGCTCTCCACCAGGATGAGgagttaaagaaaaaattgaagcCTACTAATGTTTAGGTCAAGGACCATGCTAAAGACATGGTTTTAGAGCTCTTACATTCCATTGGGCTTTAATCTCAAGACTATGGCTTCTTTCTCTAAGGTCAGAGCTATGAGAAACAAGTAAAAGATATGAGATAGTCTTAGACCATAAAAGAGGCTAGTCATGCTCATCAAGTTGAGGTAGAAACTAGTTAGGCTAGTCTTTTATAGAGTTTTTAAAGAACTTACTATTTGGGAAGATGTAAAGGTAGCTTTCATCCTTGCCTCTCATTAAGAGGCAGTAGAGACTCATTCAAGGTTGTTGTTATAAAtcctttctttatttctttattttttttatggaatgtatataaatataaagtatattgCGATATTACCATCTCGATCCTTCACCAATATGCACATACTATCAGGAAATTGCATtgtcttgtttatattttcctttagtttgaactaaaaataaataggtaaacaattatcaaacaaaaaaataataataaagagatTGGAGAAGGATAACTTCCTTGTTTCTACctaaatttaatacataaatcaGTATTCCTGCTTGTAGAATCTTATAGGATAGGCATAATAGCTTTACTTACATGTTTACCAAGGAATCCTCTATTGATGAGGTCTTCTATGGCTTATACTAGATGACAACATTGATTGGTATTATGATTGGTATTGTGACTGATATTATGACAATAATGACAGACTTTATTGTGATCTCtttaagcataatctcctttTATCTTTCGAGGTTGTGAGAATAACCCCTTATGTATGTTGGTTGCATAAATTTGACTAATTGGGTGGTCAAAGTAAACTTGCTATACAAATTGGGATCTCTCCTTTGTACCACCCACAGGAAAGCTCAAGGGTATTTAAGcctttttttgtatatttaaagttgTTTTAGAATGCtattaaattagagttttagtGGGAATGTTTGTGCATCGCAAGGGTGACGTTCATTTATCCTTGGAAGGGCAAGAAAGTTTGTTAATTTAAAGGGGCACATGCTTATGTGTCATATCTGGTAGAATTTGTATTTAAAtgcaaaatttgatcattttgctATTATTTTACCCTAGTAGTCACCTAACCTAAAGAGAAAAGACTGAAAGAAAAAGTCCAGCTACCAGAAAAGAGCCTGAGGTTATCGGATTCCCTATAGTAATGCTAAGAACTTATAAGCTTTGCAAGACATGTAAGTATGGTGATCTTCTTGACTTTCTAGTTTAAATTCTTGATAGATAATGGTTTGGATTCATGAATGCATGATTTCTTTAATGATATTATGGTGTTTATCTTGATTATATTGTTGTTTTAGTTAAAAAGGATTAGTTAAACATTATATGGATTTTATGGATTGATTGCCTATAAGAAGAATATGATATTTGgttgatgaaattaaaaagtaaGAATGAATCTTTCTATAGTTTGATGTTATTATGATTTATTCATGCCATCCGATTAAAGAAAGAGTATCTAAGGTGTTTAGAGACATGACTGAGATATGTTTGATTGACTAGTAAAGGACAAAACTCAAATTTGCAACACATACCCGTGCATAGACAACATATGCTCGCGTGTCaccctttttttgataaaagaaGAATGATGAAGTAGAAGCACACAACTTGTGGAAGATGTCCACACGGTTGTGTGGTATGAGACATATACTCATATGTGGCTTCTCCAATAGTAGACGAACTTGTAGAAGAAAGAACAACAAAATAGGATTAATCAGAGAGACACGTTCATTTTTTACCAAACATAACCTCCTGTTTTGTCTAAGGAGAAATATGAGGAGATAAATTAAGAGCATACCCATGTAAGACTAAGTGAAGGTCATAGGAAAGAAAAGGTAAGAGACACTTGTATAAGATactttagtaaaataaaaataccattttaCTCAAAGCTAAGTTCGAGGAAGGGGGAgaggaaagaaagagaataaaagaccCTAGCAAGGTAAGATAAGAAAGTTAGACATAAAGCAAATGTTTGACTATGTGGGTGACGACATAGAGCCTGATCGAATCAAATCTAGGGTAAAAATCAGTAAGGTTAAAGAAAGTGGTCAACACTTAAAGAGCCATCAATAGTGTGCGTAACTAGCAAGATATGCGAAAGTGATAGGGCTTCATGAGAAACAGGTACTcataagatgcatcatgcattCGATGCCAAGATGCATTATCCATATAGGTCAATTTAGTCCAGGTATGCATGATAAGGGATTATGACCCTTTAGTCGGTTTCTCACGTGATTGGTAGGATGCATCACATATATACCCATGATAGAGGTCATCCAAGCATGGTTTTCATATAGCAGTTTCATAATCAATGTATATGGTAAAAGAGGGACTACAACCAAACTTTCTCCATGTGACTAAAGTATCACAGTTAGCTAGTTCAATAAGCTGTTTGGCATGTGTGCAAGGCACTATGTTGAATAGACACACAATATGTCAATTGTTTTCACCAAGACATCAAATATACAAATATCAACTTAGACCTTAGTGTTTTTATGGATGGTCTATGTTAGGGCACAAGAGTGTTGGGTTGTGACCACACTGAACTTCACTAATAAGATACTAGATTTCTAGTTTTATGTTTTGTACAAAACGCCAAAATGTTACCATtttactgagtgttttcactcacacatcattttattgttttacaggtaaagaTGAGTAGCGGGGCATACGGGGGAACCAATGGTCCAGTAGAGCTATGTTGCATAAGGGCAAAGGGCAACATTATCATCTTCagattttatgtatttattttcattcatgCACTTTATGGATTTTACAATTTGGTTTCAGATACTTGGGTCGTAACAATGAAgaatatttatgcatttaagtCTTTATTTAGTACACCTTTTTACACACCTCATATAAGCATTAAGTATCATGCATTTAATTCTACCATTTTAATTAAGATAGTAAATTGTGCACGTCTCTTCATATTCCATGTAAGGGTATGTGTCTAGAGAGGGGCTTAGTTTTTGACGTGAGATCTTGTTATTGTTCTCTatcaatttttctctttaaattgtCTCTCTTATTTGTTGA is part of the Mangifera indica cultivar Alphonso chromosome 13, CATAS_Mindica_2.1, whole genome shotgun sequence genome and harbors:
- the LOC123194782 gene encoding LRR receptor-like serine/threonine-protein kinase ERECTA isoform X3; this encodes MGKFHLQLEILKTWFQCMEVYLCAFVLESTLSLSLSLFYLSDFRGNRLSGQIPDEIGDCSSLKSLDLSFNELYGDIPFSISKLKLLEFLVLKNNQLIGPIPSTLSQIPNLKILDLAQNKLNGEIPRLIYWNEVLQYLGLRGNNLVGSLSPDMCQLTGLWYFDVRNNSLTGSIPQNIGNCTAFQVLDLSYNQLTGEIPFNIGFLQIATLSLQGNQLTGKIPSVIGLMQALAVLDLSCNKLSGPIPPILGNLTYTEKLYLHSNKLTGPIPPELGNMTKLHYLELNDNHLTGHIPPELGKLTELFDLNVANNHLEGPIPDNLSSCTNLNSLNGHGNKLNGTIPPAFQRLESMTYLNLSSNNIRGPIPIELSRIGNLDNLDLSNNKISGSIPSPLGDLEHLLKLNLSRNQLTGFIPAEFGNLRSVIEIDLSHNHLSGVIPQELSQLQNIFSLRLENNNLSGDVMPLINCLSLAVLNVSYNDLTGDIPMSNNFSRFSPDSFIGNRALCGYWLNSPCHNSHPSERVTISKAAILGIALGALVILLMILVAACRPYNPTSFPDASLDKPAVNYSTPKLVILNMNMALHVYEDIMRMTENLSEKYIIGYGASSAVYKCVLKNCKPVAIKRLYSQYPQCLKEFETELETVGSIKHRNLVSLQGYSLSSSGNLLFYDYMENGSLWDLLHGPAKKKKLDWDTRLQIALGAAQGLAYLHHDCSPRIIHRDVKSSNILLDKDFEAHLTDFGIAKTLCVTKSHTSTYLMGTIGYIDPEYARTSRLTEKSDVYSFGVVLLELLTRRKAVENESNLHHLILSKAANNAVMETVDPEITATCKDLGAVKKVFQLALLCTKKQPSDRPTMHEVTRVLGSLMPATTLPKQPTSTPAAILSSTKMPCYKDEYANLKTPHMLNCPSMSTSDAQLFLKFGEVISQNSE